Proteins encoded by one window of Emticicia oligotrophica DSM 17448:
- the mgtE gene encoding magnesium transporter encodes MTTFELTKEYVEKIEAAIEQKDEKMLMAEMEELYPADIASILLELDGEPAHYLITLVDTETGAEILSYIEPEDRKRFIKERFTVEEIAKYVNLFDSDDAVDLLNEQTIEVREKVIALIEDREQARFIIDLLHYPEDVAGGLMQKELIKVNTNWTVSECVEEIRRQAEDVEKVYAVYVVDDDQKLKGIVSLKRIILARKNTKIENIVDEEIVYVETTRPAEEVAEIMQRYDLEAIPVVNTLGRLLGRITIDDVVDFITDKAEEDIQVMAGITGEAEEDDSVWDLAKARLPWLIVGVIGSLLAATVIGRFEDEFKKVAALAAFIPIMGSTGGNVGIQTSSLIVQSLAEKSGITTSLGQRLFKIILVALVNGIIIGSMAGLYVYLSGETQLFFVVCISLLSVVVLASFTGTVTPLLLDKLGINPAIASGPFITTANDIIGIGTYLMIANLLLHL; translated from the coding sequence ATGACAACATTTGAGCTAACCAAAGAGTACGTAGAGAAAATAGAGGCAGCCATTGAGCAGAAAGATGAGAAAATGCTCATGGCCGAGATGGAAGAGCTATATCCTGCCGATATCGCCAGTATATTGCTTGAACTTGATGGTGAGCCAGCTCATTACTTAATTACACTTGTAGATACCGAAACGGGTGCCGAGATTTTATCTTACATAGAGCCAGAGGATCGAAAACGCTTTATTAAAGAGCGTTTTACGGTGGAAGAAATTGCCAAATACGTAAACTTGTTCGATTCAGATGATGCCGTTGACTTACTCAACGAACAGACAATCGAAGTGCGAGAGAAAGTTATTGCTTTGATTGAAGACCGAGAACAAGCTCGATTTATTATTGACCTCTTGCATTACCCAGAAGACGTAGCGGGTGGCTTGATGCAGAAAGAGTTGATAAAGGTGAATACGAATTGGACCGTAAGTGAATGTGTTGAAGAAATCCGACGTCAGGCTGAAGATGTAGAGAAAGTTTATGCGGTTTATGTAGTTGATGATGACCAAAAGTTAAAAGGTATAGTTTCATTGAAACGCATCATTTTAGCTAGAAAAAATACGAAAATTGAAAATATTGTTGATGAAGAAATAGTTTACGTTGAAACGACACGCCCTGCCGAGGAGGTCGCGGAAATCATGCAAAGGTATGACTTAGAGGCTATTCCCGTGGTTAATACGTTGGGGCGTTTGTTAGGAAGAATTACAATTGACGACGTAGTTGACTTTATTACCGATAAAGCTGAAGAAGATATTCAAGTGATGGCGGGTATCACAGGTGAAGCCGAAGAAGATGATAGTGTTTGGGATTTAGCTAAAGCTCGTTTACCATGGTTAATTGTTGGGGTAATTGGAAGTCTTTTGGCAGCAACCGTTATTGGTCGATTTGAAGATGAATTCAAGAAAGTAGCAGCTTTAGCAGCTTTTATTCCAATCATGGGTTCTACTGGTGGAAATGTAGGTATTCAAACTTCTTCTTTGATTGTACAAAGTTTGGCCGAAAAATCGGGTATTACTACAAGTTTAGGCCAGCGTTTGTTTAAAATTATATTAGTTGCATTGGTCAACGGAATTATCATTGGTTCAATGGCGGGCCTTTACGTTTATTTAAGTGGCGAAACACAGTTGTTTTTTGTGGTTTGTATTTCCTTGCTTTCGGTGGTGGTTTTAGCCTCATTTACGGGTACTGTCACACCGCTACTATTAGATAAACTAGGTATTAACCCAGCTATTGCATCGGGCCCATTTATTACAACTGCCAATGATATCATCGGCATCGGCACTTACTTAATGATTGCCAATTTGCTTTTGCATTTGTAG
- a CDS encoding SRPBCC domain-containing protein yields the protein MKYAIKTEIVINASKERVYNALTDFKNYHTWNPFIIESKGDAIEGTTLVNKLKQGEQTFTFKPILTCVVPNEKFEWLGSLLFKGLFDGNHYFHIEELENGQVLLTHGENFSGILTSFLLKRIGDSTRNGFVEMNIALKSLLESR from the coding sequence ATGAAATACGCAATCAAGACCGAAATAGTAATTAATGCAAGCAAAGAGCGGGTATATAATGCTCTCACCGATTTTAAAAATTATCATACTTGGAATCCATTTATCATTGAAAGTAAAGGAGATGCCATTGAAGGGACGACGCTTGTGAATAAGCTAAAACAAGGTGAGCAAACTTTTACTTTTAAGCCTATTCTTACTTGCGTTGTCCCTAACGAAAAGTTTGAATGGTTGGGAAGTCTTCTCTTTAAAGGGCTTTTTGATGGAAATCATTATTTCCATATCGAAGAACTGGAAAATGGTCAGGTTTTACTCACTCACGGTGAAAATTTTTCGGGAATACTTACTTCTTTTTTACTAAAACGTATTGGAGATTCTACAAGAAATGGTTTTGTGGAAATGAATATTGCTTTAAAAAGTCTACTTGAATCCAGATAA
- a CDS encoding DUF3500 domain-containing protein, with translation MKNLIFIILFYTCFNAISFAQNNASGSLAAAKAFLATLDKEQLAIVNYPYESEERSNWYFIPKERNGLWLKSMNDAQKAAAMNLLKSTLSEQGQEKAIAIIQLEIILKELENIPNSDRRNPLKYYFTIFGKPDAKSFWGWRVEGHHLSLNFTSENNKIVSGTPLFMGNNPAIVPSGAQKGYQILKNECNFAFELLNSFDEKQLKKAITSSVAPYDMFTLNSKQFGRLPEEGILYTDMTKEQQIKLMQIVSLYVKNYPLGFADEFMNKIEKAGLDKLRFVWMGEKQYGGKGHYYRIQNDVLLIEYDNTQNNANHVHTVVRDFTNDFGEDMLRRHYALEHKK, from the coding sequence ATGAAAAATCTTATTTTTATTATTTTATTTTACACCTGTTTTAACGCAATTTCTTTTGCCCAAAACAATGCATCAGGTTCTTTAGCTGCTGCAAAAGCTTTTTTGGCTACCTTAGATAAAGAACAACTTGCTATCGTCAATTATCCTTATGAATCGGAAGAGCGAAGTAATTGGTATTTTATTCCGAAAGAACGCAATGGTTTATGGTTAAAATCAATGAATGATGCACAAAAAGCGGCTGCAATGAATTTATTAAAGTCAACTTTAAGTGAGCAAGGTCAAGAAAAAGCCATTGCAATTATACAACTAGAAATTATATTGAAAGAACTTGAAAATATACCCAACAGCGACCGTCGAAACCCATTGAAATATTATTTTACGATTTTCGGAAAACCAGATGCTAAAAGCTTTTGGGGATGGCGTGTAGAAGGACATCATTTATCACTCAATTTTACTTCTGAAAACAATAAAATTGTATCAGGAACACCACTTTTCATGGGAAATAATCCTGCGATTGTGCCAAGTGGAGCACAAAAAGGTTATCAAATTTTAAAGAACGAATGTAATTTTGCTTTTGAATTATTAAATTCGTTTGATGAAAAACAATTAAAAAAAGCAATTACATCGTCGGTTGCTCCTTATGATATGTTTACGCTCAATAGCAAGCAATTTGGCAGATTACCAGAAGAAGGTATTTTATATACAGATATGACCAAAGAGCAACAAATAAAATTAATGCAAATAGTTAGTCTTTATGTAAAAAATTATCCGCTTGGTTTTGCCGATGAATTTATGAATAAAATTGAAAAAGCGGGCTTAGATAAATTGCGTTTTGTTTGGATGGGCGAAAAACAATATGGAGGCAAAGGGCATTATTATAGAATTCAGAATGATGTACTTTTGATTGAATATGACAATACACAAAACAATGCTAATCATGTGCATACAGTTGTGCGAGATTTTACAAATGATTTTGGCGAAGATATGCTCAGAAGACACTATGCCTTGGAGCACAAAAAATAA
- a CDS encoding outer membrane beta-barrel family protein translates to MKHFLLFLSIIFLTENLLFAQANNKAQIKGKVVDATTNEALSFASIRVSNSADNKLITGNITNEKGEFSIAAPYGNYYIEVEYMGYKNTKTAKISLTKENPVIDFGNIKIEPSANALKEVVVQAEKSSMEMKLDKRVFNVGKDLANAGGSASDILTNIPSVSVDPDGGVKLRGSDNVRILIDGKPSGLVSFKGGSGLQSLQASMIERVEVITNPSARYEAEGMAGIINIILKKDQKQGFNGSFDVITGQPVNYGGAANINYRHRKVNFFVNYSIAYNIRPNVSSLSQERQSNDTTFFLKQRNNGTLTGFNTNIRGGLDYFFNDKNTITASYLYRRSKARRITNLRYEDYLFTNNNLTGISKRKQDEQETEPNSEYVLSYKKTYARKGQEFNAEIRFLDNWESSDQLFTQDYFTPNETIISSKSLVQNSLNDEFEKQWLFQIDYVQPIGKEGKFETGLRSSFRDMVNDYVVNQKNEQGQFVVVPGLKNYFIYDENINAAYAILGNKTKQFSYQAGLRAEWTDVKTTLRETNEVNPRKYANLFPSLHLTYALPQENSIQVSYSRRVRRPFYNDLSPFATFSDNRNFFGGNPNLNPEFSNVYEIGHIKYFEKGSLGSSVYYRDTDGKIERIRQVNALGFATTRPENLLGEQAYGMEFTSQYNLAKWWKLDFNFNLFHATIDGSNIDKTYKRETNSWFIRQTSRFNLPKGLDLQIRGNYEAKQKTVQGTRLPLYYFDFSASKDVFKGNGTLNFSILDIFNTRKFRSITEGSTFRTEGSSQFRRRQFNLTLNYRIKQSKGAGKGKKLELEG, encoded by the coding sequence ATGAAACACTTTTTACTTTTCTTAAGTATCATTTTTTTAACAGAAAACCTACTTTTCGCACAAGCTAATAATAAGGCCCAGATAAAAGGCAAAGTAGTAGATGCCACCACCAACGAAGCCCTCAGTTTTGCCAGTATTCGTGTATCAAATAGTGCAGATAATAAACTAATCACGGGTAATATTACGAATGAAAAAGGTGAGTTTTCAATAGCCGCACCCTACGGAAATTATTACATAGAAGTTGAATACATGGGCTATAAAAACACTAAAACTGCCAAAATCTCGCTAACAAAAGAAAATCCTGTAATTGATTTTGGTAATATTAAAATAGAACCTTCGGCCAATGCCTTAAAAGAAGTTGTTGTACAAGCTGAAAAAAGCTCAATGGAAATGAAACTCGATAAGCGAGTTTTTAATGTGGGTAAAGATTTGGCCAATGCGGGCGGTTCAGCTTCTGATATTCTTACCAATATTCCTTCAGTTTCGGTTGACCCAGATGGAGGTGTAAAACTCCGCGGTAGTGATAACGTAAGAATTCTGATTGATGGCAAACCTTCGGGTTTGGTCAGCTTTAAAGGTGGAAGTGGTTTACAATCATTACAAGCAAGTATGATTGAACGAGTGGAGGTAATTACCAACCCATCGGCCAGATATGAAGCAGAAGGCATGGCAGGAATTATCAATATTATCTTAAAAAAAGACCAAAAACAAGGTTTTAATGGCTCTTTTGATGTAATTACAGGTCAACCCGTGAATTATGGCGGTGCAGCAAATATTAATTATCGCCACCGAAAAGTAAACTTTTTTGTCAATTATAGCATTGCTTACAACATTCGTCCTAATGTTTCATCGCTTTCTCAAGAACGCCAAAGCAATGATACGACCTTCTTCCTCAAACAAAGAAATAATGGTACACTAACGGGTTTTAATACTAACATTAGAGGTGGACTCGATTATTTTTTCAACGATAAAAATACCATTACCGCATCATATCTTTACCGCCGCAGCAAGGCTCGTAGAATCACAAACCTTCGCTACGAAGATTATCTATTTACCAACAATAACCTTACAGGAATTAGCAAGCGTAAACAAGATGAACAAGAAACTGAGCCAAACTCGGAATATGTATTGAGCTATAAGAAAACTTATGCTCGAAAAGGGCAAGAATTCAATGCTGAAATAAGATTTTTAGATAACTGGGAAAGTTCTGACCAACTTTTTACACAAGATTATTTTACCCCGAATGAAACAATCATTTCATCGAAGTCATTGGTACAAAACTCGCTTAATGATGAATTTGAGAAACAATGGCTATTTCAGATTGATTATGTGCAACCCATCGGAAAAGAAGGTAAATTCGAAACAGGATTAAGGAGTAGTTTCAGAGATATGGTGAATGATTATGTAGTGAATCAAAAGAATGAACAGGGTCAATTTGTGGTGGTACCCGGTTTAAAAAACTACTTCATTTATGATGAGAACATTAATGCTGCTTACGCAATTTTGGGGAATAAAACCAAACAATTTTCGTATCAAGCGGGCCTCCGTGCTGAATGGACTGATGTAAAAACTACACTCCGTGAAACTAACGAGGTTAACCCACGAAAATATGCTAATTTATTTCCAAGCTTGCATTTAACTTATGCCTTACCTCAAGAAAATTCTATTCAGGTAAGTTATAGTAGAAGGGTTCGTAGGCCTTTTTATAATGATTTGAGTCCGTTTGCTACTTTCTCCGACAACCGAAATTTCTTTGGTGGAAATCCGAACTTAAATCCTGAGTTTAGCAATGTTTACGAAATTGGTCATATCAAATATTTCGAAAAAGGCTCGCTTGGCTCATCGGTTTACTACCGCGATACCGACGGAAAAATTGAACGTATTCGCCAAGTCAATGCTCTTGGTTTTGCAACCACACGCCCCGAAAACCTACTGGGCGAGCAAGCCTACGGTATGGAATTTACGAGCCAATATAATCTTGCCAAATGGTGGAAATTAGATTTTAACTTTAATCTTTTCCATGCAACTATTGATGGAAGTAATATCGACAAAACCTATAAAAGAGAAACAAATAGCTGGTTTATTCGCCAAACCTCTCGTTTCAATTTACCTAAAGGTTTAGACCTTCAAATAAGAGGCAACTACGAAGCCAAGCAAAAGACCGTTCAAGGTACACGTTTACCTTTATATTACTTCGACTTTTCGGCCAGTAAAGATGTTTTCAAGGGCAACGGCACACTCAATTTTAGCATTCTTGATATTTTCAATACCCGTAAATTCAGAAGTATTACTGAAGGTTCAACATTCCGCACTGAAGGCAGTTCGCAATTTAGAAGACGCCAATTTAACCTAACCCTCAATTATCGAATCAAGCAATCGAAAGGTGCAGGAAAGGGTAAAAAATTGGAATTAGAAGGTTAA
- the rsmA gene encoding 16S rRNA (adenine(1518)-N(6)/adenine(1519)-N(6))-dimethyltransferase RsmA, giving the protein MEKVKAKKHLGQHFLKDLEAAQKIVNLQSLHRGYSKVLEIGPGMGVLTQYLLQRTDCQTYVVEIDQESVVYLNEHFPMLRGRIFSEDFLKMDLSKVFGTDSEPFGIIGNMPYNISSQIFFKVLEHKDLVLEVVSMLQKEVAQRIASKPGKKDYGILSVLLQAFYDIEYSFTVYPGAFIPPPKVDSGIIRLRRNNVENLPCSEKKFFQVVKAGFNQRRKTLRNALKPIGLNFEHELLNKRAEQLGVEEFILLTNLFAENA; this is encoded by the coding sequence ATGGAAAAAGTAAAAGCGAAAAAACATTTGGGTCAGCACTTCTTGAAAGATTTAGAGGCTGCTCAGAAAATTGTCAATCTGCAATCGTTGCACCGTGGCTATAGTAAAGTACTAGAAATTGGCCCTGGAATGGGAGTACTAACACAATATTTACTCCAACGAACAGATTGTCAGACCTACGTAGTAGAAATCGACCAAGAATCCGTGGTGTATCTCAATGAACATTTTCCAATGCTCAGAGGAAGAATTTTTTCAGAAGATTTTTTGAAAATGGACCTTAGTAAAGTTTTTGGAACTGATAGTGAGCCGTTTGGCATCATTGGTAATATGCCGTATAACATTTCTTCTCAGATTTTCTTTAAAGTTTTAGAGCATAAAGATTTGGTACTAGAAGTAGTAAGTATGCTTCAAAAAGAAGTAGCACAACGCATTGCTTCAAAACCAGGTAAGAAAGATTATGGTATTTTAAGTGTGCTTTTGCAGGCTTTTTACGATATTGAATATAGCTTTACAGTATATCCGGGTGCATTTATTCCGCCGCCGAAAGTAGATTCTGGTATTATTCGTCTTAGAAGAAATAATGTTGAAAATTTGCCTTGTAGTGAAAAGAAATTCTTTCAGGTAGTGAAAGCAGGTTTTAACCAAAGACGCAAAACCTTGCGTAATGCTCTTAAGCCCATTGGCTTGAATTTTGAACACGAATTGCTCAACAAAAGAGCCGAACAGTTAGGTGTAGAAGAGTTTATATTGCTTACTAATTTATTTGCCGAAAACGCTTAG
- a CDS encoding SRPBCC family protein — protein MKKLLFVFGLIVVGFCAFFTFENYQFNQLINQSSINGMNIPINPNAPVNSKAAIVINASVDSVWKTLTNIKNWPQWQKNITEVEVLSEIEEGTAFQWKAGGLTFHSKIHTKKPMQAFGWTGTTLGASAIHNWHFIAENGRTIVRVEESLQGVFPRLFQGYFQKNLDLGVVQNLKELKDASELR, from the coding sequence ATGAAAAAGCTCTTGTTTGTTTTTGGGTTAATTGTGGTTGGATTTTGTGCATTTTTTACCTTTGAAAATTATCAATTTAACCAATTGATTAACCAGTCTAGTATAAATGGTATGAATATTCCCATTAATCCTAACGCTCCTGTCAATTCAAAAGCAGCGATTGTAATTAACGCTTCAGTTGATAGCGTTTGGAAAACTTTAACGAACATAAAAAATTGGCCACAATGGCAAAAGAATATCACGGAAGTAGAAGTATTGAGTGAAATTGAGGAAGGAACTGCCTTTCAATGGAAAGCTGGCGGACTAACCTTTCACTCGAAAATTCATACAAAAAAACCGATGCAGGCTTTCGGCTGGACTGGTACTACTCTTGGTGCAAGTGCCATTCATAATTGGCATTTTATAGCAGAGAATGGTAGAACTATTGTAAGAGTTGAAGAGAGTTTACAAGGTGTATTTCCAAGATTATTTCAAGGATATTTCCAGAAGAACCTTGATTTAGGGGTAGTGCAAAACTTGAAAGAATTAAAAGATGCTTCAGAGTTAAGGTAA
- a CDS encoding PAS domain-containing hybrid sensor histidine kinase/response regulator — protein MHTDKSQEDLLFEIEKLKFQLSQAQPEQGIDQLKDLVDNTSEIIMLLSLSGRFLFVNTAFRDTFGYSDSELTQLTFKDMLHPQFAENALDTLQRLKEGDEQIIDFQTVVRNKDGKRVYLLGDISCRFENGKPTAFRCLFRDITQRRRAEKAQQLYYTIAQLNLNTLNLHEFLTQVHEELQKNIQANNFFVALYEPEESSIYFPYFIDEYSETEGNYHRRKLGNGIVEYSMVQNKPLFLTNEDIQRLVEVDKIYFYGSALPEVMLCVPLRVGERTTGVIGVKSYSDRNKFNSRDLELLEFVSGQVAVALVRKQKEEDLVRQTARLNAVFDSSSHVIWTVNQKRQLSSFNRNYVNLIQRTLGNPPEINMSIEKLGWKLISPEDRPILREKYNEAFRGQPQYFEMHWGNIDGGDDWYEFFLNPILSTESGQVEEVSGIAQNITDKKNSTITLQKSEQKFRDTIESFIDIYYRTDLGGNITMISPSVLTHTGYTVEEVMGNKVDKFFENAVDSSKNIKGLLKAGSITNFEVVVKRKNGELRQFMLNIRMIKDSKGIPIEVEGVARDISELKKTTAELLVAKDEAERSLKVKERFLANMSHEIRTPMNGVIGMIDLMYETPLNPEQKDYVQTIKKSSETLLTILNDILDLSKIEAGKMDLHNAPLDIKEILERLVALFRQRAIEKNNKISYHIADDVPAYLIADQTRLLQIFSNLTSNALKFTENGSVTISLSKVSANGKINILRGEITDTGIGISEDDQKLLFGAFQQVDNSTKKSFGGTGLGLAISRELCRLMKGDMGVISTPGKGSTFWFTIEVRSTTISPSVSESSEAEIQLTNFFSNHTPKILLVDDNQVNRKVASEILIKAGCEVLTADSGAKAIEVFGEGHGFDVIFMDIQMPEMDGIETTKRLRQLYGNALPKIVAMTAYSMQHDRERFLSEGMDDYVPKPIRASILIQKVNEIVPNAQAKSPQTAPPTITVDDVDKKVDDNSPIDPSIPAFDMEIVNQLKEMVGAEMLASVFEDFENEAEEQIQNTKNAYPDDVRTIQRELHTLKGNSGTIGLARIHEITAIIEVPSKTGDLTNFLENMAVLEKEYQYFKDNYKNLV, from the coding sequence ATGCACACAGATAAATCCCAAGAAGACTTACTATTCGAAATCGAAAAACTCAAATTTCAACTTTCCCAAGCACAACCAGAACAGGGTATAGACCAGTTGAAAGATTTAGTTGATAATACATCTGAAATCATCATGTTATTATCTTTGAGTGGGCGTTTTTTGTTTGTCAATACCGCTTTTCGTGATACTTTCGGGTATTCCGACTCTGAACTCACGCAACTAACTTTCAAAGATATGCTACACCCGCAGTTTGCCGAAAATGCCCTCGACACGCTGCAAAGACTTAAAGAAGGAGATGAGCAAATAATTGATTTTCAAACAGTTGTAAGAAATAAAGATGGAAAACGAGTATATCTCTTAGGAGATATCAGTTGCCGTTTCGAAAATGGGAAGCCAACAGCCTTTCGTTGTTTGTTTCGAGATATTACACAGCGTCGTCGAGCAGAAAAGGCTCAACAACTTTATTACACAATTGCTCAACTCAACCTTAATACTCTTAACTTACATGAGTTTTTAACACAAGTTCACGAAGAACTTCAAAAGAATATTCAAGCTAATAATTTCTTTGTTGCTCTTTACGAGCCAGAAGAAAGTTCGATATATTTTCCTTATTTTATTGATGAATATTCAGAAACTGAAGGAAATTATCACCGTAGAAAACTCGGCAATGGTATTGTTGAGTATTCGATGGTGCAAAACAAACCACTTTTCCTTACTAACGAAGATATTCAACGCCTAGTCGAGGTAGATAAAATATACTTTTACGGCTCGGCTCTTCCTGAAGTAATGTTATGCGTACCACTTCGTGTGGGTGAACGTACTACAGGTGTAATTGGCGTAAAATCTTACAGTGACCGTAATAAGTTCAATAGTAGAGATTTAGAATTGCTTGAGTTCGTTTCGGGGCAGGTAGCCGTAGCACTCGTACGCAAGCAAAAAGAAGAAGATTTAGTTCGTCAAACAGCTCGTTTGAATGCGGTATTTGATAGTAGTTCGCACGTAATATGGACAGTCAATCAAAAACGTCAGCTCAGTTCATTTAATAGAAACTATGTAAATCTAATTCAGCGAACACTGGGCAATCCACCCGAAATCAATATGAGTATTGAGAAACTTGGTTGGAAGCTAATTTCTCCGGAAGACCGCCCCATTCTTCGTGAAAAATACAACGAGGCTTTCCGTGGGCAACCCCAATACTTCGAAATGCACTGGGGTAACATCGACGGTGGTGATGACTGGTATGAGTTTTTCCTTAATCCTATTCTATCAACCGAAAGTGGTCAAGTAGAGGAAGTTTCGGGAATTGCACAAAATATTACTGATAAGAAAAATTCTACCATCACTCTTCAGAAAAGTGAGCAGAAATTTAGAGACACCATTGAGTCGTTTATTGATATTTACTACCGCACAGATTTAGGTGGAAATATCACCATGATTTCTCCATCAGTACTTACGCATACTGGCTATACAGTTGAGGAAGTAATGGGAAATAAGGTTGATAAATTCTTCGAAAATGCCGTCGATAGTTCAAAAAATATTAAAGGTTTATTGAAAGCTGGAAGTATTACCAATTTCGAAGTAGTTGTAAAACGAAAAAATGGTGAGCTTCGCCAGTTTATGCTCAATATTCGCATGATTAAAGACTCAAAAGGCATTCCTATTGAAGTCGAGGGTGTAGCTCGTGATATTTCAGAATTGAAGAAAACCACTGCAGAACTACTCGTTGCCAAAGATGAAGCCGAACGTTCGTTGAAAGTAAAAGAACGCTTCTTGGCCAACATGAGTCACGAAATTCGTACCCCAATGAATGGTGTTATTGGTATGATTGATTTAATGTACGAAACACCGCTCAACCCCGAACAAAAAGATTATGTGCAGACCATCAAGAAATCGTCAGAAACTTTACTGACAATCCTAAACGATATTCTTGATTTATCGAAGATTGAAGCGGGCAAAATGGATTTGCATAATGCTCCGTTAGATATCAAGGAAATTTTAGAACGATTAGTTGCATTATTCCGTCAGCGAGCCATCGAGAAAAATAATAAAATTAGCTATCATATTGCCGATGATGTGCCAGCTTATCTCATTGCCGACCAAACTCGTCTCTTACAAATTTTCTCAAACCTTACTTCAAATGCTCTCAAATTTACTGAAAATGGAAGTGTAACTATTTCATTATCAAAAGTTTCTGCCAACGGAAAAATTAATATTTTACGAGGAGAAATAACCGACACAGGTATAGGAATTTCTGAGGATGACCAAAAACTACTTTTTGGAGCTTTCCAACAAGTAGATAATTCAACCAAAAAATCATTTGGTGGTACAGGACTTGGTTTGGCAATTTCACGCGAACTTTGCCGACTCATGAAAGGCGATATGGGTGTTATTTCTACACCTGGAAAAGGAAGTACATTCTGGTTTACAATTGAAGTTCGCTCCACAACCATTAGTCCAAGTGTGAGTGAAAGTTCGGAAGCTGAAATTCAATTAACCAATTTCTTTAGTAATCACACACCAAAAATATTATTGGTTGATGATAATCAAGTAAATAGAAAAGTAGCTTCAGAGATTTTGATAAAAGCTGGTTGCGAAGTACTTACTGCAGATAGTGGAGCAAAAGCCATTGAAGTTTTTGGTGAAGGACATGGCTTTGACGTAATTTTCATGGATATTCAGATGCCAGAAATGGATGGAATAGAGACCACTAAACGTTTAAGGCAGTTATACGGAAATGCTTTACCAAAAATTGTGGCCATGACTGCCTATTCAATGCAACATGACCGTGAAAGATTTTTGAGTGAAGGGATGGACGATTACGTTCCGAAGCCTATTCGAGCATCTATTTTGATTCAGAAAGTAAACGAAATAGTACCCAATGCCCAAGCAAAGAGCCCGCAGACTGCCCCTCCTACTATAACCGTTGATGATGTTGATAAAAAAGTTGATGATAATAGTCCAATAGACCCAAGTATTCCAGCTTTTGATATGGAAATTGTGAATCAGCTCAAAGAAATGGTTGGTGCTGAAATGCTTGCAAGTGTATTTGAAGATTTTGAAAACGAAGCTGAAGAACAAATACAAAATACCAAAAATGCTTATCCTGATGATGTACGAACGATTCAACGTGAGTTACACACGCTGAAAGGAAATTCAGGCACTATTGGCCTAGCCCGTATTCACGAAATTACGGCTATTATAGAAGTGCCTTCCAAAACTGGTGACCTCACTAATTTTCTCGAAAATATGGCTGTTTTAGAAAAAGAATATCAATACTTCAAAGATAATTACAAGAATTTAGTTTGA
- a CDS encoding Crp/Fnr family transcriptional regulator, translated as MFEKLHKLVSQFVTLTDKEKLILESAYSIRHVPKNFTLIAEGEVAKELYFINKGLMRLFYNKDGEYITAYIFRENLFASCYESFLQQTPGIQCLETLEDCELLCITKEAMDNLYETLPKINILTRKIAEQRFINSQMILSSFLLDSPETRYQKFAAVNGDLFLRIPHHIIASYLGITPVSLSRIRKRLIEKRS; from the coding sequence ATGTTTGAGAAACTTCATAAGTTGGTTAGTCAATTTGTTACGCTGACAGATAAAGAAAAGCTTATTTTAGAAAGTGCTTACAGCATTAGGCACGTGCCTAAAAATTTTACTTTAATTGCGGAAGGTGAGGTTGCAAAAGAGCTTTATTTTATCAATAAAGGCTTGATGCGTCTTTTTTATAATAAAGATGGCGAATATATTACAGCTTATATTTTTAGAGAAAACCTATTCGCCAGTTGCTATGAAAGTTTCTTACAACAAACACCAGGTATTCAATGCTTAGAAACTTTAGAAGATTGTGAATTACTTTGCATAACCAAAGAGGCAATGGATAATTTATATGAAACCCTGCCTAAAATAAATATTCTTACTCGGAAAATTGCCGAACAGAGATTCATAAATAGCCAAATGATTCTTTCTTCGTTTTTACTCGATAGTCCAGAAACTCGCTACCAAAAATTTGCTGCCGTTAATGGCGACCTTTTTCTTCGTATTCCGCACCATATTATTGCTTCTTATTTGGGTATCACACCCGTTTCTTTGAGCCGTATTCGAAAACGATTAATTGAAAAACGTTCTTAA